The genome window AACTTGTTGAAGAGATTAAGAAGTACGGAGTCAGAAATGCAATGGTTACAACTTGCCCACCAACTGGAAGCGTTTCAATGATTGCAGACACATCAAGCGGAATTGAGCCAATATTTGCCTTAGTTTATAAGAAGAGTGTGACTGTTGGCGAATTCTACTACATTGACCCAGTGTTTGAAGCTGAACTCAAGAAGAGAGGCCTTTACAGTGATGAATTGCTGGCAAAGATAAGCAATAACTACGGCTCAGTTCAGGGACTTGAGGAGATTCCAGAGGATATGCAGCGTGTATTTGTTACAGCAATGGATATTCACTGGCTTGACCACATTTTGGCCCAGGCTGAGATTCAGCTCTGGCTAACAGATTCGGCAAGCAAAACCATAAACATGCGAAACGATGCGACGGTTGAAGATGTCAAAGCTGCTTATCTCTTAGCATATAAGCTGGGCTGTAAAGGCATAACTGTTTACAGGGATGGTTCGTTGAGTGTTCAAGTTTACAGCGTCGAAGGTGAGAAGCGCAGGAGAGTTCCAGCAAAGCCAAGCGAATATGCAAAGAAAGTCTTAAAGGAAATTGTCGAGAAAGAACCATGGCTTAGAAGATTCATTGATGTTGAAGCAATAATAAATGGGACCAATGGGAAGAAAGAGAGCCTCAGCTTCAGCTTGAAAGTTAGTTCCGCACAAAAACATAAAGAGTCCAACAAAAGTGTTGGAGGTCAGAAAGGCGTTTGTCCCGTCTGCGGAGCTCCAACTGTTTTTGAAAGCGGTTGTGAAGTTTGTAAGAACTGCGGCTGGAGCAAGTGCGTTATCTCCTGAATTTCCTCTTTAATCTTTATTTTCAACCTGTTAAAAAATTTTATTGCTAAATTGATGGAAAAAATATTTATTCAAGTTATGTTCATATATTATGGGTGGGTAAAGTGCCTGTTAAATATGAGCTTAAAGATTTGTTAGACATAGTCGATTGGAATGAAAATCTTTCAATAATAGAGCGGGATTCGCGATCTCTAGGCTATGCTTTGGGGCTCAGCATGCTTAAAATACTCATTGAGCGGGAGGAATTTGTATGGCTTGTTCTTTTTGAGCCACTCTCAGTTCTTCGTACAAACCTTAAGATGGTTGGGTTGCATCTTGAAGAGCTCCTCCAGAGAGAGAACTTCTACATATTCGATATCTACGGCAGTGTTACCAAAATTAAACGAAATCTTCCCCACATTTATCAAGTGAAGGGTGACATCACTGGAATAAGTTTTGTTGCAAAATACATGGAGATTGCATCTTCTGCACTCTCAGAAACTTTGAGGAATTTAGGAGTTGAGGAAATCGAACGAGTATGGACACTTGGGTTCTTGGACTCAAGCGTTGGTAGGCTCTTTGACAATCCTGTTGAAATCTACAAGAGAATGTGGCTTCTCAAATATTCTCCGAGGATAAGACTGCCTATAAAGGATATACGTAGTATAATCATTTACAACTCATCAGAATTTCCCAAGCTGGAGAGTTTTATCTACGATGTATCTGATTATGTTTTGGAGAGCTTCGTTGTGGGTGAGAATGAGTTAAAGCATTTAATAGTGGTCTCAAAGTCTAAGAGGCCGGAGCTTGAAAATTTGGTACTTGAGTATCTCTTTGATGGAGGGGAGGGCGTTGATTAATCTTGGCATTCCTCAGCTCGATAAAATTATCGGTGGCATTGAGGATGGCTCTTTGATTGCATTGATTGAAAGAGATCCCCGCTCATTGGGGAGTTTAATCTCTCTTCTAGTTGCAAAGAAAAAGCTTGAAGAAGGTCATTTGGTTGTTCTCTTCAATAAATCTCTTCCTCTTCCAGTCCTATTGAACAGATTGGAAAGTGTTGGAATTAATGTGGATAGATACTTAGGAAATGGCCAGCTTGCAATACTTGATGTTTTTGACAGCTATTATGAGGTCAGGTATGACATTCCGAATGTGTTTTACATCAAGGGTGGAGTTCAAGAAGGTTCATATCTTCAAAAGTCCGTGAAAGAAGTACTGAGCATCAAAAGGGAGTGGGTGAGGAGAGGCTTGATTGATGAAAACAAAGAACTCTGGGGAATTAACTACAAGCTTTCGGACTATCTTGACATATTCAGTGAACATGGATTGATAAAAATCATTGAAACTACCTCTGAAATTAGATTTGTCCATGAGGCTTATACAAAGTATCCAAAAGGAACAAACATCTGGGTATTTTCAGGAAATAATCAAACAATAATTAATTTGCTTTACAGAAGAGCGGACTATGTAATTGAAACTAGGAGTATTCTCACTGAGGAAGGCGTAAAAAGAGAATTATACCTAATTAAGATGCCAAAAATGGGAAGAATTAGGAGATTCACATATCAGATTAAGGGAAATGAGTTCAGGATAGTTTGAGTTGTTTTTAACAAGAATTTGTAAACGCTGAATTTTTAAATTATTACCCCTATTCTACATTTATCAAGGAGGTGACAATATGGACAAGGTTTACCTCACATGGTGGCAGGTTGATAGAGCAATATTCTCATTGGCTGATAAACTGAGAGAGTACAAGCCCGATGTCATTGTTGGAATAGCGAGGGGCGGCCTAATTCCAGCAGTAAGATTAAGTCATATTTTAGGGGATATAGACCTCAAAGTAATAGATGTGAAGTTCTACACTGATATCAACGAGCATACAGAAATGCCAAAGATAGTAATCCCAATATACGGGGATTTAAAAGACAGAAAAGTTGTTATCGTTGACGATGTCAGCGACACAGGGAAGACACTGAAAGTCGTTATAGAGGAAGTTAAGAGACTTGGTGCAAAGGAGATAAAAGTTGCTTGTTTAGCTATGAAGCCCTGGACTTCAGTCGTGCCAGACTTCTATGTGTTTAGAACTGACAAGTGGATAGTGTTCCCCTGGGAGGAATTTCCGGTGGTGGTTAGGGGATGAGGGCTTTTATTGCTATTGATATCAATGATGAAGTTAGAAAAAAACTGACTGAAGCACAGGAAAAAATTGCAAGAACTAAAGCTGCTAAAATTAAGTTTGTTGAATCTGAAAATCTTCACATCACTCTAAAATTTTTGGGTGAGATAACTGAGGAACAAGCTGAGGAAATAAAGGAAATTCTCCAAAAGATAGCGAGTAAGTATAAAAAACATGATGTTAAAGTCAAAGGTATTGGTGTGTTTCCAAATCCAAACTATATCAGAGTAATTTGGGCTGGTGTTGAAGGGGATGAAATTATAAAGAGCATAGCTAGTGACATTGAGCGTGAACTAGGAAAACTTGGCTTTAAAAAGGATAAGGACTTTGTTGCTCATGTAACAATTGGAAGAGTGAAATTCGTTAAGGATAAGCTTGAGCTTGCAATGGCTCTTAAAGAGCTGGCAAATGAAGATTTTGGAGTTTTTAGAGTGGAAGCAATTGAGTTAAAGAAAAGTACATTGACTCCTAAGGGTCCAATTTACGAAACACTGGCAAGGTTTGAACTTAAGGATTAGGTTTTTATTCTTCTTTTCTAACTTTATCTTGGTGATTTCATGGAACTTTCAGAACTTTTAAACCAAGTTCTTAAAGAAATCAAGCCAAGTGAAGAGGAGAGAGAGCTTGTTGAGAAGGTAAAAGGAGAAGTTGAGAGTATTGCAAAAGAAACAATTGCTGCCTTTGGTTATGATGTTGAGCCCTACTTCGTTGGCTCTTTAGCTAAAGATACCTATCTAGCTGGAGATCACGATATTGACCTCTTTTTAGCATTTCCTCTTGAAATTCCATTGGAAGGGCTGAGAAAGGAAGGTTTGGAGCTTGCAAAGGCTATTGGGGAAAAGCTTGGGAAATATGAGGTTGCCTATGCCGAGCATCCTTATGTCAGAGCTTTTTATAGAGGATTTAAAGTCGATTTGGTGCCGTGTTACAATGTGAGAGACTGGAGAGAAGTGAGAACGGCTGTTGACAGGTCAATTCTTCACATGAAATGGGTCTTGAAGCATTTAAATAGCAAAAATGACGAAGTTAGGCTTTTGAAGAAGTTCTTCAAGGGGATTAATGTTTATGGCAGCGAGATTTATGTCAAAGGGTTTTCGGGCTATCTCACCGAACTCTTGATAATAAAATACGGCTCATTTCTCAAAGTCCTTGAGAATCACGACTTCATGCTTAGGCAGAAGATCATTGATTTGGAAGGCTGGCTGAAGAAAGAGCCGGAAGTAGCGATGAAAACTGTAAAGAGAGAGGCTGATGCTGACGTTCCGCTGATAGTTATTGACCCTGTTGACCCAAGGAGAAATGTTGCTTCAGCTTTAAGCTGGGAAAAATTTGGGATCTTCTACTTTAAAGCTAAGCAGTTCCTAGAAAAGCCTGCAAGAGAGTTTTTCTTCCTGGAGCAGAAGAAAATTGGGGATTACAAAAAGCTCCTGAGAGAAAAAGGGACAAAGCTTGTAACCCTGCTCTTTGAGAAGCCAGACTTAATAGATGATCTCCTTTTACCTCAGCTGGAAAAGAGTGCGAAAGGATTTATGAAAGCCCTAGAGCTTCAAGGCTTTAGGGTGTTTGAGGCTCACTGGGGATACAAAGACAAAGCGTTCATAATGCTCGAAGTTGACAGAGTTGAAAGGTCAAGAATTGAGATTAAACCTGGTCCAGAGTTCTTTACGGAGAGAGGTCTGAGGTTTTACTCAAAGAATCAGAAAGTCTGGATTCGCGGAAAGCGTTTGTATTCAGAGAAGGTGGTGAAAGAAAGCATCGTTGATGTCATTAGAGGGCTTTTAGAGAAGAATCAAGTTTCTTTAGGAAAACAAGTTAAGGAGCACATAATGCAAGCTGACATCCTGATCAACTTCGTTCCCCCAGAGCTTAGCGATGAGGCGTATCTGTTCCTAAGCAGAGAAAAATGGAATTTAAAAGACTAAACACTCCTATGCTCACACCATTCCTTGTTTTCCCATTCTCCGTGCCTCTCACCGGAAATGTGTCCTGTATCAGCTACTGCTTGCTTTAAATCATAGAGGCTTTCTATAGCACTCCTAATATCCTGCGGCAGGTCTTCCTTTCCAACGTATAAAGCCGCTCTTGTGACCACGTTGTACTTGCTGTTTGGGACTTCACTTTCAAGCGAGGCAAACCATGCATTTTCACTTGTCTCCCACCCTTCCATTCCTTGCATTCTGAACAAATCATAATCATAATAGAGCTGTGGGAAGGCTAAGAGCTTCATGTATTCGAGCAGTAAAAAGTTCGCTCTTTCGCTGTTCTCTTCCATGTAGATTTCTATCAGCTCAATTAGAGCTTTGCTTATAGCTGCGACGTTTCCAAATGTTACCCTTGTGTCTATGTGCTCCCAAAACCTTGGGCATGAGTGGTTTGCTAGGAGCATTATGTAGTAAATTCTGCCAAGCTTTAGACTCAGAGCGGGATCAACATCTTTTATTGGCTCAGTTATGTAATCAACGCTTGTATCTAATTCAAAATATTCGTAGTGCTCCCTGAAGAATATCCTAGCATATCTGACTAGGAACTCCTTTATGCTGTCATCGTCGGCATTGGAATATTTTTTGATTAAGTCCATAACTCCAAAGCGAACAGCCCGATTAAGCTCGCGGAAGAGCTTAGTGAAGGCAAACTTCCAGAGCTGAGAAACCTTTTTTCCTTTATACCAGCGGTGTATTACTTTATTATCTTCCCTTCTCACCCCAGTCCATCTCATATCACTAGTCCTTCCATCTATGCTCAAATCGTAGTAGTCGCTCCAGCTCGAGTAGTCTTTAACGTTTATTCTAAATTGCTCGCTGCATTCTCCTTCTAAACACTTATGCTCTCCACTCAGCTTCTTCCTCACGAATTCAACGGCATTTACTGCCTCGACTCCCTTTTCTTCCAGCCCTTTGACCCATTTCAAAAACTTATCAAGTTGCTGCGGATTGCTGAGTAAAGCCTCCAAGTCGCTTGAAAGGAACACTAAGTAGGGAATTTCCTCTTTCTCTTTGAAGACATCCACTCTTCCTTCAGCAACTGCTCTTATGAGCCCCTCAGCGTCCAAGGTATTGAACGCAAAAGCATCGCTCAGCTGGTGGTCTCTACCAAATAGGAACGCTGTTTTGCTATCACACTTGTAGGTGTTGCATGAAAACTTAGCCTGGGGTATGTTTAAGCCTATGAACTGTCTCTCATCAAGCAGAAAAACAACTCTCTTATCAGTCGCTTCAGTGATAATCCCAGCAGTCTTCTTTGTTATTACATTCTCGGGGAGCCAGAAGCCGACAACGCTTTTATCCTTTATAAATGGATCATAAAAGTCAAAAGAAACTTTAGCTAAAATCTCTTGCTCAAAAATGCTCAAATGTGGCATTATTGGGTGAAAAGGAACTGTTGGAACAGCTTCAACGTAGTTTTGAAATGTTTCCACGATCTCTCCATAAATTTTGGGTTTGTATCTGAGAACCATATACAATGTGAAAGGCTCAAAATCAACACTTACGCTTCCTTTTTTGAGCAGCATTAGTGTATCATCAACGTATTCGTAAGCCTTGATAACTGCTCTCGTCCAGTTTCTGCCTTTGACCTCTATATCTCTGATTCTCAGCGAGACTGGACTTAATCTTTCAGAGTATTTTATCGGATCCCACCCAGAGCCGTCGTGAATATAAATTATATCCCCCGGCTGATATGCATGAAAATGATACCCAAATTTTTGGAACATGGTATCACCTTGAGTGAATTGGTTTAGCTGGTATAAATTACTTGTGCCCATGTCTTTAACTCGATAACTTAATAAGGGTACCCTAATGGCATTAGGTTGGTGGAGTTGATGAATGACCTTGAGCTTAAGAATTATATCACAATGCTGAGAGCTAGAATGAGCTTCGCTGAGAAGCTTTATGGAATTAGGATGAACTATTTGCCTCTCGTCGTTGAAGATGAGATAATAATCCTTGACAAGAACGACGGTAAAATCAAAAGGCTGAGAGATAAAAAGCCTCTCAGTGAGAGCGAGCTTAAGGCCTTTTTACCCAAAATTAGGGAGAATATTGAGAAAGGCATTGTAGATTTGTATCTGACGATGAACTTCCAGTGCATTCACGGTCCCGGGGAGTAGCCTCCATAAACCACTGGCAGAAGCTTTACATAATCGTTTTCTTTCAGCTTGTAGTTTTTTTCAACTTTGCGCTCGTTTACGAGTATGTGGTGTTCCTCTGCACTTATCTTCAGCTTTCTAAGCAGATCCTCAACAGTTGAGCCTTCTTCAATTTCAATATCAAATTCTGGAGAGAATTTTAATGCGAGCTCTCCATACATTCTAATCCTTACCTTCATTTCTCAACCCCAGTAAAAAGCGTTCGAGCTTTTCATAAACCTCTTTTGGGGCTTCTCTGATTGGGGACAGCTTTAGCTTTGGTTTTTCAAGTCCAACTACGAGTTTTTCAAAGAATTCAAGGGCATTCCTCATAGCTTCCTCTTGAGTCATGCCAGGAGGGATGTCATTGTCAAAGTAGTACCAAGTATCAGCTTTCTTATCATATAATGCCAAGCTGGGCAGATATTCTCCACATTCTCCTCCGATTGTTAGTTCAATGAGTATTTCATCGTTTTCGAGATAGCCTCTTTTTTCAAGTTCTTCTCTCCACATTTATCTCACCGATGGAAAGATAGATGGGAGGAATAAAAAGCCTTTTCTAAACCAAAAGTTAAACCCCCAAGCGCTTCTTGATTCGCTTAACTTCTCTTTTTGCTTCCTCTAAGCCAAGCTCTTCGAGGACTTCTTCCTCAGGAATGCCGTTTTCATCATAGCCAATCTCTCCATAGTACTGCCTGAGCTTTTCTCTAATTTCCTCTCTCGTGGGAGCTTTTCCTTTCACTGGTCCGCTTGGCAGAGGCTCATAGAATCTTGGTGGATTGTCGTCATCCCTTCTTGGATCCCAGTAAACATCTGGCCCTCCGAGTAAGAGGAGAATTCTCTGGAGGTGAATTATTCTCAGCCCAGTTTCATTGAACCACTTATCTGGGGTTAAATCAAAGCCTGTGACTGCATTCCCAAACTCTATTATTTTTTCAAAGCCAGGCTTTGTAACAAACGAGCATATCACAGCTGAGTCATAGAAAGCGTTAACCAGTTCACCTTCATAGCTTCTCGCTGGAAGACCAGCGGTTGCTGTGTGATCTCCTCCCTGCACAGATGCGGCATAGCTTATATCTTTGGTATAGTCGAGGTTGCTTCTAATTCCATGTGCACCTATGCCAATACCCTTCACATGAACTGCATACCTAATAGCATCAACTCCTTTCATTGCGCTTATCTTTAATGCTGCTCTATAAGTTCCTTCAGCCAAAATTTCTCCTATTCCTTCCTTGTTTACAATCATTTCGAGAAGTTTTGCAAACGCTTTCTCATCTCCCCACTTAAGCTCAAAGCCTAAGTCATCTTTCGTTAGTATTCCCCTTTGATAAAGCTCAGCGGCAAAGCCTAGAGTATTTCCGGCATTTATCCCATCTAGCCCATATTCGTCAACCAAATAAGAGAGGTATACAATCTTTTCTGGCTCAAAGATTCCTAAGTTGGTTCCCATGTAAGCCATGAGTTCATAATCGGGAGCATCTGTAATTGCACCCTTATAGGGGCCGTACCTTAAATACGAAATTTTCATGCAGTTTACTGGACAGCCATAATCTGCCCAGTACTTCTTTATCCATGCTTTAAGTTCAAAGTTCACGACGCTGATTTCTTCGTTGTCATGATACTCTTCCTGCCAGTTTCTGACTGGTTGGCTTGAGCGGTCTTTTCCAACGCTGTAACCGCCAGCCCCAGTTCCCCACTGTCTAAATGTTGTAAGCGTCAAAAGCTCTCTTTGAAATTCCCTCAGCATAGTTTTGAACTTCTCCTTATCATAAACGGGAGGTAAAGCCTTGCTTCCCTTGACAACAATGGCTTTCAGCATTTTGCTCCCCATTACAGCCCCAAAACCGCCGTAACCAGCGGCATGCATCAGCTTAGTCATTATCGCCGCAAAGCGGACTTTATTCTCTCCCCCTTTACCAATGTACATAATCGCAGGCTCTTTTGGAATTCCCCTAAGCTTTTCCTTCTTTTTCAGTTCTTCATGAACGTCCTTTGTCAGAGTCTTAACGACCTCGACACCGTTCATTCCCCAGTATTTGCTCGCATCTCTAATTTCAATTGTGTCATCATTGACGAATAGATAAACCGGTTCTCTAGCTTTTCCCCTAATTATTATCCCATCGTATCCAGAAGCTTTGAGCTCGATTCCTACCTCGCTGCTTAAAACGCTCCCAACAACACCGTTGCTCTCTGGGGACTTAGATACGACGGCAGTTTTCATTCCTGGGTAATAGCCTGTTAGAGGTCCTGTTAAAATTAGCAGAAGGTTTTCTTTACCGAGAGGATCAACATTTTCCCATCTTTCACCAAGCTCCTTCCAGAGGATGTAAGTGCCTAATCCCCTCCCACCATAGAACTTCTTTAATATTTCTTCATCAATTTCGACAACCTTTATTTTTTCCTTGCTTAAGTCAACATCAATAAGCTTTCCAGTGTAGCCATACATTTTCTCACCTCACAAATTCCTCTCCATACATTTTTCTCGCCAAATTCATGCTCTTCTCCACTGGCTCCTTTGCAAAAGTTCTGTATATTGAGCGGTAGTTGCCCTTAACGAGAATTAGAGCATCATGGCCAGCCTCATGGCAGACTTCAACACACTTTGGATTCCCACCACATAAATCGCAGATGACAACACTGCCTTTCCCAGTTGGGATTCTGGGAACTCTCCCGGGGCAGGCTAAAATACAGGCTCCACACTCTGTGCACTTCTCCTCATCAACTAGGACAGCTCCGGTTTTTTCATCAACACTTAGTGCACCAAAATTGCAGGCATTCACACAAGGATAATCTGGACACTGGACACAAGTATGGGGAACATTTACACCAGGCAACAGCTCGTAAATCCTTATGCGAGAGGCCTCTGGCCATATTATTCCCTCATGTTCTAAAGAACAAGCGACTTCACATAATCTGCAACCACTGCACTTATCTGGAGTTACAAGAATCCAAATCCTTTCCTCACTTTTTGTTTCCTCTCCCATGGTATACACCTAAAAAGATTTTTATGCTTATGAGGTATATATCCTTTATGCAAATCAAAGCGTTTAAATTGGAATCTGAAAATACCTTTATAACCCAGAGAGCGAGGTCATTTCGATGAAAAAAGCTGAAGCAGTACTTTTAGGCATCACAGCAATATGGGGATTCACTTTTCCAGCAATGAAAGTTAGTCTTGATTATATTTCCCCGATTCTTTTCTTAGCGTATCGCTTTGGTATCGCCTCACTCCTGATGCTTTTAATTTTTAGAAACAAAGTTCTGCGAAACGACACACTTAAAGAGGGCTTTATTTTGGGCATAACTCTGTTTTTTGGACACGGATTCCAAATAACTGGTTTAAAATATACGACAGCCTCAAATTCTGCCTTTATAACATCTCTCTATGTGGTATTTACTCCTTTCATAGCTTATTTCATTCTTAAAGATAAACTTGAGCTTAGGGATTTTGTTTCATTAATTATCGCAGTTATAGGGCTCTATTTAATATCTGGAGCAAGTCTAAAGTTCAACAAAGGCGATCTGCTTACTGTTCTATGTGCACTCTCTTTTGCTTTTCAGATAGTTTTAGTTCAAAAATTTGGAGAGAAGGATTACCTTAGCCTCGCATTTTGGCAGATATTCTGGAATTTTGTGTTCTCTTTTACGTATGCTGGAATTGTAGAAGGCTTCAAATTCCCAACCAATTATCTTCCTTGGGTAGGCATTCTTTACACATCGCTTTTTGCCACGGTCATAGCGTTTACGCTTCAAATTAAGTATCAGAAGGAGACGAAAGCTCATAAGGCGGCCTTGATTTATTCAGCGGAGCCGATATTTGGGCACATTGCGGCTTTTATAACAATTAGAGAAGTGCTAAGCTTGAAGGGTTACGCTGGTGCAGGACTAATTTTGGCTGCTATATGGAATGAAATAAGAAATGAGAGGGCTTAAACTGGAGTGGGAGTTCCACTTATATCTGGGGACGCAGAAGATGCCTTCTTTGGATCTTTGATTCCAATCCGCATTACCTCTTTCACTCTTTCAATGTCAACAATAGTGTTTATGCACCCTGCCTTAAGGAGTGGAACTGCTTGGAGAGGTATTTTTAGTATAGAAAGCTTTTCTGCAGCTTCAGCTAGTTCAGGCCAGCAGGCAATTCCAATTGCTGCTTTTATCTCGCCCTTCGGAACCTTCTCCTTGAGAATCTTTTTGACTAAACTTCCTCCTGGAACTATGTAGAACTGCTTGTATCCGAGCTTTTCTCCATACTTAATTATCTCCCCGATTGAGCACTTTCCGCACTTTGTGCATTTCCATCCATATTCGCCGAATTCTGCTGGACATTCTTTGACATTCCTTAGACATTGTGGTATGAAAACCGCTCTTTTCTCAACTGGAACTTTTGCAAAATTCTCTTTATATGCCTTATTCTTAAGCTCAACGTAGATTTGATCTGTAAGTTCTTCGTCTTCGCTAATTAATGAAAGTGCTATTCTCACGGCATTTCTTGTACTCAAATCAGCACCTAATGCAAAGAGTTTGGCTATTGTGTTTTCTAAGCTCATGGTTTTCACCACTGTGAAAAGCCTTAAATTTCTATGTGCATATAAACCTTTAGCCCTCCCCACTCACACCTCCGGGACAAGTGACCGGAGGTCGGTCGGGGAGGGTACACTACTTTAAGAGCCTCTTTAAGAGTGCCCATTCTTTTTTGCTCCATGCTGAGGGATTTGTTACAAGGAGGAGAGAGCCGTTATATAGGATTATAAAGTCCCTCAACGAGCTCAGGAACTTGACTATAGACTCAAAGCTGTTGTACATTATGAGATACTCAAGACAATCAATTACTATAACCCCCTGCTTGTTCACTGCAGCAGTAGCGCGTAGATACCTATTTGCCAGCTCTGCAATCTTTGCTAAATTAGTTGGGGAGATAGTTTTCACGTCCTTTCCAGTTATGTGGGTTATGAAGTATGCTTCCCACTTCTCTGGGACGTCTGAGATGTCTCTTAGGAATGCAAGAACTTCAAAATCCCTAAGAGATTCCTTTATTCGTTTGTATGTGTCTTCATCAACGATTAAAACTCCTGTCTCAATTTCAATTTTTTGACTTTCTTCTTTTTTAAGCAATTCTTGAAATCTTTCAGTCCTGACGAATTGGATTATTGAATAAGAGGCCATAAAAGTGAAAAGTGCACCTAAAACGAATCCAATAGGAGCAAACCACTCTACTGGTCTCAAGAGTGGGTAATCCATGTCGTGAATACCATACAACATTAAAGAAATCGCCAATAGTGTTGCCTTTTTGCAGTAAATCCTTGAGATAGATACTGTGAGAACACCTGCAAGAAAAATGTAAAAGCCAGAAAGTCCATATGGGATTCCTATGGACATCAGCCATTCTGAGGTATTTCTAAGATTTGTTATACCGATTAAATACAAAGTCATTACCAATGGTACTGATGCGACATAAGAGAACTCCGTGGGTATTGGACAAAATGCCTCTTCTTCAATCACTCTTAAAATTCCATAAAACAGGAGAGATGCAAAGAGAGCTTCAAAAATGGAGTTCAGTTCATGAATGCTAACAATGTCAAAAACAATTGAAACTGTAGCTGAAAGCCATGCTAATGCTAAAATGAGGGTGGATTTTCTG of Thermococcus sp. M39 contains these proteins:
- a CDS encoding DUF835 domain-containing protein, translated to MDKLFLDIGRGLSLSIKLIAAGYLLYIFHSGNRKSTLILALAWLSATVSIVFDIVSIHELNSIFEALFASLLFYGILRVIEEEAFCPIPTEFSYVASVPLVMTLYLIGITNLRNTSEWLMSIGIPYGLSGFYIFLAGVLTVSISRIYCKKATLLAISLMLYGIHDMDYPLLRPVEWFAPIGFVLGALFTFMASYSIIQFVRTERFQELLKKEESQKIEIETGVLIVDEDTYKRIKESLRDFEVLAFLRDISDVPEKWEAYFITHITGKDVKTISPTNLAKIAELANRYLRATAAVNKQGVIVIDCLEYLIMYNSFESIVKFLSSLRDFIILYNGSLLLVTNPSAWSKKEWALLKRLLK